A window of Solidesulfovibrio fructosivorans JJ] genomic DNA:
GCCATGATCTGGCTGGGGAAGGGCCAGTTCTGGCTGCCCACGTAGCGCAGGTCGCGGATGGTCAGCCCCGTTTCCTCCAGGACTTCGCGCACCACGCATTCCTCCAAGGATTCGGCGAATTCCACGAACCCGGCCACCATGCCGTACTGGTCGGCCGGCCAGTCGGGCTTGCGCACGAGCAGCACCTCGTCGCCGCGCCGGATGAGCACGATCACGGCCGGGTGGATGCGCGGGTAATATTCCCGGGCGCAGACCGTGCAGCGCGCGCCGAAACTGCCGGTGATCTCCGTGGGCGCGCCGCCGCAGGCCGGACAGATGCGGCTGCGGTCGCGCCAGTGGAGCACCTGCCGGGCCAGGCCGGACAGGGTGAGCTGGGCTTCGGTGAGGGCCTCCCCGCGATAGCCGGCCGCTACCGGGACGAAAGGTTCGGGAATGGCCGCCTCGGGCTCGAGCCGGACCGCGCGCAGGGGCTTCCCCTGCCAGGTGCCGACATAGACCGGGGAGACGGCGTGGGGGCCGGGCAGCGGCTCCAGGCCGAAGGGAAGCTCCAGCGCGCCGGAAGCCGGCCGCATGACCATCTCGTTGCCCCGAAGCGCCAGCCAAAAGCCGGGGGTCCCCGGGACGTCGCGGTCCGGTGTGCCGAAGATGAAGTCGTTTTCGATGACGTCGCGATTGTAGGCGAGCAGGGTCATTTCCGGATAGGGCATGGCGGCCTCGGCGGGTTGGAGTGCAACGGGCTGACGCCCGTCTGGACAGGTTACGCGGAGAGAAGCCTTTTGGCCAGGAAGGGGGGCGGGGATTTCCGGGGGAGGGGCTTTTTGAAAAAAGCCCCTCCCCCGGACCCCCTCCCGCAAAAACTTTTTATGGGGTATGGGGGAGTTGCCGATTGCTCCGTTGTTGCGGGCGCGCAAGACAAGGGACGTATTTCAAGAAACGACGCGATAGGGCGGGGAGGTAGTGCGATGCGTGATTGCCGTGCCGACGCCGAAGCCATTTTCCGGGCCGGACTGGGCCGGGTGGACCCGCTTGCCATGATGGAGCGCGTGCTGTCGCAAAATGGCGACATCCTGCGCGTGCACACCGAAACCGAGTGTCACGAATACGACCTCTCCCGCTTCAGGAACATCTATGTCCTGGGCGCGGGCAAGGCCTCGGCGCGCATGGCGCTGGGGCTCGAAAAGCTGCTCGGGGAACGCATCGCCGGCGGGGTGGTGGCGGTCAAGGAAGGCTACCTGGAAAAGCTTTCCCGGGTTCGCCTCATGGAGGCGGCCCATCCGGTGCCGGACGCCCGGGGCGTGGCCGCCGCCGCCGAGGTCCTGGCCATGGCCCGGGCGGCCGGGCCGGACGATCTGGTCATCGTGCTCGTGTCCGGCGGCGGCTCGGCCATTTTGGCCGCGCCCTTGTCCTTGCCCGCCCGGCGTCTGACGCTTGCCGACAAGCAGGAAACCACCAGGGTGCTGCTCTCCTGCGGCGCGACCATCCAGGAGATCAACTGCGTGCGCAAGAAGCTGTCGGCGGTCAAGGGCGGCCGGCTGGCGGCGGCCGCCGCCCCGGCCTCCTGTCTGGGGTTGCTGCTTTCCGACGTGGTGGGGGACGACCTGGACGTCATCGCCAGCGGCCCCACCGTGCCCGATCCCACCACCGCCGCCGACGCCCTGGCCGTGCTGGACCGTTACGGCGTGGCCGGCAAGATCGCGCCCGAGGCTTTGGCCGTGCTGCTCGACGTGGCCGCAGGC
This region includes:
- the nudC gene encoding NAD(+) diphosphatase, giving the protein MPYPEMTLLAYNRDVIENDFIFGTPDRDVPGTPGFWLALRGNEMVMRPASGALELPFGLEPLPGPHAVSPVYVGTWQGKPLRAVRLEPEAAIPEPFVPVAAGYRGEALTEAQLTLSGLARQVLHWRDRSRICPACGGAPTEITGSFGARCTVCAREYYPRIHPAVIVLIRRGDEVLLVRKPDWPADQYGMVAGFVEFAESLEECVVREVLEETGLTIRDLRYVGSQNWPFPSQIMAGFVAEYAGGELVVDKTELETAQWFSPASPPPGLPPRTSIARRLLDRHAPELVAAASRP
- a CDS encoding glycerate kinase type-2 family protein encodes the protein MRDCRADAEAIFRAGLGRVDPLAMMERVLSQNGDILRVHTETECHEYDLSRFRNIYVLGAGKASARMALGLEKLLGERIAGGVVAVKEGYLEKLSRVRLMEAAHPVPDARGVAAAAEVLAMARAAGPDDLVIVLVSGGGSAILAAPLSLPARRLTLADKQETTRVLLSCGATIQEINCVRKKLSAVKGGRLAAAAAPASCLGLLLSDVVGDDLDVIASGPTVPDPTTAADALAVLDRYGVAGKIAPEALAVLLDVAAGRAPETPKPGDPAFVHTRTVLVGTNFQALLASRDKAKELGYETVVLTSHLTGEAREMAHLFLGMAKDIAEYGVPLTRPACVIAGGETTVTLRGTGKGGRNQEMALAFLADLARDAKNAEEAVFLAASTDGSDGPTDATGAFASLGILRRGQGLGLDAARYLAENDAYHYFEAVDALLVTGPTNTNVCDIKVLLSP